The nucleotide sequence ATGTAGATTCCATATTGTGCAAATAGGTGGCCTTCATTATAAATTTCATCAATTATCTTAATATCTTCATCATTAAACATAATAACCCCCAAATTAAATGACTAATAAAATAACTATACTAATAATATGGTTCATTACATTAATATAAGTTAATCTCAAATATTAGCATAAAAGGTTGATTGATTATTTAGATTTGACTATTTAATAATTATTTAATTAATTATTTAGTTCAATAGATGAAAATAAGAATGTTAATGAATAAAAGTCATGAAAAAAATAAAAAGTCATGAATTTAAATCAAAAAATTCTATAAGTAGAAAAAAATAAACAAGAAAATGCTTAAAAAATAAATATATGAAATATAGTTTTTTGTAAATTGAAAATTAAACTTAAAAAGGCATATTTGAAGCCCAATAAGGCTTCACATCTTCCTTATTCATTCTAAGATATTTTGCAAAAAACTATAAATGAACCTATTAAAAAACTTTTGGAAATCTAAAACATAGTTAATAAACATAGTTATCTATTTATTAAGGAAATGGCATTATACAAACATAATAATTTAAGGGATATGCGGTGATGATTATGGAACTTCACATAGACGAGAAAAGGTTGTTAAAGATTTTTCAAGATAATAATAGAGAGGAGTTTGATTTAAATGAGTTAGAAAAGTTTATGCCTAAAGAAAAGATTTTAAGAGTGGCTTTATGGTTATCTGGTAAAGGTTTAGTAGAAACAGAGGAGAAAGTAAAAAAAGTAATAAAACTCATTAATGAAGATGAGTTTCCAGAGAGAAAGATAGCTAAATATTTAAAGCAACAAAACACAAATGAGATTGAAATTAAGAATTTAAAAGATATTTTACCAAAAGAAGAAATTAATGCCGCTTTAGGAGCTATAAAAAGAAAAGGAATAGCAAAGATTGAAAAAGGAAAAATTATTTTTGAAAATTTGGATTATAAAGATGTTGAAGAAGAGATGTTACAAAAAATTAAAGAAAATAAATATCTTGACGACTTTAATGAAGAAGAAAAAAAGATTATTGAGATTTTAAAAAAGAGAGGATATGTAGATTTTAATGAAGAGAAAGAAATAAAGATAAAATTAACTGAAAAAGGAAAAGAGTTTATAAAAAATCCAATTGAGATTGAGGAAGAAATAACTCAATTAACAAGAGATGTTATAATAAGCGGAAGATGGAAAAAGGCATATATAAGACCTTATGATGTAAAAGTTCCTACAAAGCCAGTATATCCAGCTAAAGTTCATCCATTAACAAGAATTATTAGAGAAGTTAAAGAAATTTTATTGGCTATGGGGTTTAAAGAAGTGAAAAGTCCAATTGTAGAAACAGAGTTTTGGAACTTTGATATGTTGTTTGAGCCGCAAGACCATCCTGCAAGAGAAATGCAAGACACTTTCTTCTTAAAATATCCAAAAGTTGGGAACATCCCAGAAGATTTATTGGAAAAAGTTAAAGAAGTGCATGAGAGGTGCTGGAAATATAAATTTGATGAAAATGTTTCAAGAAGATTGATTTTAAGAACTCACACAACTGCATCATCAATAAGATATTTAGCTTCATTATCAGAAGAAGAAAAAGAAAAACCACACAAAGTATTTTGTATAGATAGAGTATTTAGAAATGAAGCAATTGATTATAAACATTTGCCAGAGTTTTATCAGTGTGAAGGAATTATAATGGATGATAATGTTAATTTCAACAACTTAATTGGAGTTTTAAAAGAATTTTTAAATAGATTGGGCTTTGAAAAGGTTAGATTTAGACCTGCATACTTCCCATTCACTGAACCATCTTTAGAAGCTGAAGTTTACTTAGAAGGCAAAGGATGGTTAGAAATCTTAGGGGCAGGAATATTTAGACCAGAAGTTTTAGAACCAATAGGTATTAAAAAACCTGTCTTAGCTTGGGGTATCGGGTTTAGTAGATTGGCTATGCTTAGATTTGGATTAACAGACATTAGAGATTTGCATAAGAATGATTTAGATTGGTTAAAGAGAGTATAATTAAAGATGTGATTGTAATGGAAGAAACTATTAAAAAAGCTTTTATTGAATCAATCAACAACGTTAGAAGAGGGGATAAAGAGGAAGAGCTAAAAAAAATTCAGGAAAAAATAATTAATGCCAAAAAAATTGTTGCTGCTACAAACAATCAAAAGAAATTTAAAGTAATAAGAGATATTATGTTAAGAGTTTGTAATGCAGAGATAAAGATGCTTGACATAGATACAAGATTTGCTGATTTAACGCGAATGCCAGCCATAACTAAGGGTTTGATAGCTGTTGATACTGAAAGAGCTGATTTATACATTGCGAGAGGAAGATTGGGAGTTCCAGGCTCTGGTTCTATGCTTATAATATTGGATGAGAAAGGAAGAATTTTGACGGCTTCTCTATCACCTTCATCAGTTATTCATAAAGAGGATATAGGGGAGAGAATAAAGAGAGAGTTAATTGAAGCGTTGAGTAGGATTGGAATTTCTATTTAATTTAATATTTTTTCATTTTGTGGAGGTGTAGGGTTATGAAGTATGGGATAACTGAGACAGTAAAAACAATTGATACAAAAACAAAGGTTATCGATGTAATAAATGAAATAGCTAAGAAAAAATACCATGCAATTAGGAATTTCTTAGAGGGAGAGGAATTTAAGGAGGTTGTAATATTTGGGGTTTATTTGTGGGGGAATTATGTAGCTAAAAATCTCTCAAAATATGCTGATAGAGTTTATTTAGTTGATATACACGAATTTATGAAAGGATTTGTTCCAAACAACAACAGCATAAAATTCTTAAATTTAAATGAATTTAAATTAAAGCTTATGAAAAATGAGGTAAATCCTGATTTAATTGTTGATTTGACAGGATTGGGAGGAGTTGAACCAGAATTTTTGGCTAAATTTAATCCAAAGGTTCTTATTGTTGAAGACCCTAAGGGGGTTTTTGATGTTGATATTTATGATGCAGATAACACTTACAAAAGAACAGCCCCATTCATTGAAAAGGCAAAAGTAGGGGTTTTAAAGACCTATAGAAAGGCGAGAGTTTCAAAAACATCTGGGACTATGACTTTAACAATTGATACAATAGTTGATGCTTCAAGAGAAATAACATCATTAGACGGGGTTTTATATGCTATCCCAAATCTAAGGTATTATGAAGGAATTTTATTCCACGAAAATGATATTCACAAATTTTTATCAGAGATTTCACAGCCAGCAATTACTATAAGCACATTAAATGATGTATTAGATGAAGCTGAAGAGATACTTTCAAATAATATTAATTTAATCTACTCTTTTGTTGAAGAGCTTTAATTTCTATTTTAATTTTGATTATTAAAAACTTTTTTGAGGGATACTATGAAAGTTACAATTATAGGAGCTTCTGGTAGAGTAGGTTCTGCAACAGCTTTATTATTGGCTAAAGAACCTTTTATGAAAGATTTGGTTTTGATAGGGAGAGAACATTCAATAAATAAATTAGAAGGGTTGAGGAGAGATATTTATGACGCCTTAGCAGGAACAAGAAGTGATGCAAACATATATGTTGAGAGCGATGAAAACTTAAAGATTATTGATGAGAGTGATATTGTTATAATAACAAGTGGGGTCCCAAGAAAAGAAGGAATGAGTAGAATGGATTTAGCAAAAATAAATGCAAAAATTGTTGGCAAGTATGCTAAAAAAATAGCTGAAATATGTGATACAAAGATATTTGTTATAACAAACCCTGTGGATGTAATGACATATAAAGCTTTGGTGGATTCAAAATTTGAAAGAAATCAGGTTTTTGGTTTGGGAACTCACTTAGATTCTTTAAGATTTAAGGTAGCTATTGCTAAGTTCTTTGGAGTTCATATTGATGAGGTTAGGACAAGAATTATTGGAGAACATGGAGACAGTATGGTGCCATTATTGAGTGCTACTTCAATAGGAGGTATTCCAATTGATAAGTTTGAAGAATTTAAGGATTTGCCAATAGATGAAATTATAGAGGATGTTAAAACAAAGGGGGAACAGATTATTAAATTAAAAGGTGGCTCTGAATTCGGCCCAGCGGCAGCTATTTTAAATGTAGTTAGATGTATTGTAAATAATGAGAAGAGATTATTAACATTATCTGCCTATGTAGATGGGGAGTTTGATGGAATTAGGGATTTATGCATTGGAGTTCCAGTAAAGATTGGGAGAGATGGAATAGAAGAGATTGTATCAATTGAGTTAGATAAGGATGAGTTAATTGCATTTAGAAAATCAGCTGAAATTATTAAGAGATACTGTGAAGAAGTTAAAAATTTATAAATTGGTGTTAGTATGTGGAAGGCTAATATAGGCAGATTAATGCATGCTTTAAATGCTTTTAAGGGTTCTAAGCCATTGTTTGAAACTGATGAGATGTTGATGGTTAAAGGAGTTTGTAGAGATGATGAATTTGAAAAATATGAAGACATTAAAAATTATTTAACTGAAAAATTGAAAAAAGAAGGTTTTGAGATAATAGAGGACGTTGATGAGATAGATAAGTTTGTTAGTAGAATAAATGAGATTTTAAATGAAAATCCTCTCTACCCTGACACTTTTGGTTTTGAAAGAATGAAAGAGAGTTTTGAAATGATTGGATGTGAGTGTGATTACGTTATAGCCAAAAAAAGAAATATAATGGTTGGAGTTTGTATGTATTTTGATAAAAAATTAAAAAATCCAAAATTTATTGAGGTTGTTGGTGTTTTATTTACTAATCTTTCCTAATTTTGCTGTAAATATCTACTTCCATAAAGTCATCTTTAAGGGCGTTTTCTAAAAGTGTGTTTCTGCTATTCATTATATTTTTAATAATGTCATCAGATGCTTTTGAGGATATATTACCTTTTAAGCTTTTTAGCATTTTAATTTCATTATCTATTTTTTCCTCTTGAAGTTTTTTGTATGTCTTTATTGCCTGAGTTTTATCTTTGTTTAATATGCAATATATCCCAATTAATCCAGCAGATGTCAATAACAGCATGATAATAATAATTTCGCCCATAATATGACCCGAATTTATGTTATTTAATTGTTTACAATTTTAAGTAATAATACCCAATTATTTTACTGATAATATTAGATTATTTAGTTATCATTCTTTTTATTTTTTATTATTTTTATCTACTTAGTCGAAAATGTTAAATCTAAACTCATATCAACACTTTTTACTGAATGTGTTAAAGCACCCATTGATATGACATCAACGTTGTATTTTGCATATTCTAAAATATTATCTTCTTTAATTCCGCCACTAACTTCAATTATTGGTCTAAAACCAGTATTTTTTTCAAAATCATCAATTATCTTTAAAGCTTTTTCAACATCTTTTAGCTTAAAGTTGTCAAGCATTATTATATCAGCCCTCTCTCCTAATGCTTCTTTTAACTCCTCTAAGTTGCTAACTTCAACTTCAATCTTTTTTGTAAAGCTAACATTATTCTTAGCTCTTTTTATAGCTTCTTTTATTCCAACTATTGCTATATGATTGTCTTTAATCAAAACACAGTCATCTAACCTAAATCTATGTGTATCTCCTCCACCGACATATATGGCATATTTTTGTAAAGGAGATAATAGAGGAAGAGTTTTTCTTGTGCAGGCAATCCTAACTTTTTTATTCACTTTTCTAACTTTTTTAACTACTCTATTTGTCATTGTGGCTATTCCAGATAGATACATTAGTAAATTTAAAGCGGTTCTTTCAAGCATTAATATTGTTCTCGCATCTCCTTCAAGCTCTAATATGTTTCCATAAGCTTCTTCCCCATCATTAAATAATTTCTTGCATTTTATACCATATTCTTCAAAAAATGCAACAATAAAATCAATACCACAAACAATACATGGTTCTTTAGCTTTAATTACACCTTTAGCTTTTATATCTTCCGGAATTATAGAATTTGTTGTGATATCTCCAAATCCAACATCATATTCCAAAGATTTTTTTAGTATTTTGAGAGCGTAATCTTTGAGCATAAATATCCCTCGGTTAAAATTTTTTTGGTTATTTTAATTTAATAAACCTTAAATAATAAAAACTTTTGTTAAAAAATATGTGTAATATAAAATTTTAAAAATTTCTAAATGCAATTGCTATTTGACTGAGTGATAGAATGCTCAAAACACTACCTCCAACTTTAAGAGAGAAAAAGAGATATATTGCCTTTAAAATATTATATGATGAAGAGTTAAAAGAGGGAGAGGTCGTTAATTTAATTAGAAAAGCTGTTTTAGAATATTACGGCTCTTGGGGAACATCCAAGGCAAATCCATGGCTTGTTTATTATAATTTCCCCTATGGAATTTTGAGATGCCAGAGGGAGAATGTTGATTATGTAAAAAGCTCTTTAATTTTGGTTAGAGAATTTAAAGAGAAGCCAATAAATATTATCTGCTTAGGAGTTTCTGGAACAATAAGAAAGGCAAAAATCAAATTTTTAGGAATAAAGAAACCAAAAAGATGGTATATAATTAGAAGAGAAAGGTTAAGAGCTAAAAAACAAAAATAAATAATTTTAGTCATACGATTCAAAGTCTTTAACGTATATTATTATAAAATGGTTGGACATTAATTGCCTCTGAAAGAGGCAACTTAATGGACGTCGGGTATACCAATAGGGCGGAGCCCTATGGAGGTGGAGTTTTATGGAAATGAAAAATGTAAATGTTGGATTGTTTGGGCATATTGACCATGGAAAAACACAATTAGCAAAACAGCTAACAGAGATTGTCTCAACATCTGCATTAGATAAACCAAAAGAATCTCAAAAAAGAGGAATAACTATTGATTTAGGATTCTCTTCTTTCACATTAGATAGATATAGAATTACCTTAGTTGATGCCCCAGGACATTCTGAGTTGATAAGAACAGCTATCGGAGCAGGAAATATTATAGATGCTGCTTTATTGGTTGTAGATGCTAAAGAAGGGCCAAAAACACAAACAGGAGAACATCTATTAGTTTTAGATTTATTAAACATCCCTACGATTGTTGTTATAAATAAGATAGATATTGCAAATGATGAAGAGATTAAAAGAACTGAAACATTTATGAAGCAAATATTGAACTCAACAATGAATTTAAAGAACTCTAAGATTATTAAAATCTCAGCAAAAACTGGAGAGGGAATAGAGGAATTAAAGAAAGAGCTTAAAAATTTATTGGACAGCTTAAATATTGAGAGAGAGATAAACAGCTATTTAAAAATGCCTATTGACCATGCATTTAAA is from Methanocaldococcus bathoardescens and encodes:
- the pheS gene encoding phenylalanine--tRNA ligase subunit alpha, which translates into the protein MELHIDEKRLLKIFQDNNREEFDLNELEKFMPKEKILRVALWLSGKGLVETEEKVKKVIKLINEDEFPERKIAKYLKQQNTNEIEIKNLKDILPKEEINAALGAIKRKGIAKIEKGKIIFENLDYKDVEEEMLQKIKENKYLDDFNEEEKKIIEILKKRGYVDFNEEKEIKIKLTEKGKEFIKNPIEIEEEITQLTRDVIISGRWKKAYIRPYDVKVPTKPVYPAKVHPLTRIIREVKEILLAMGFKEVKSPIVETEFWNFDMLFEPQDHPAREMQDTFFLKYPKVGNIPEDLLEKVKEVHERCWKYKFDENVSRRLILRTHTTASSIRYLASLSEEEKEKPHKVFCIDRVFRNEAIDYKHLPEFYQCEGIIMDDNVNFNNLIGVLKEFLNRLGFEKVRFRPAYFPFTEPSLEAEVYLEGKGWLEILGAGIFRPEVLEPIGIKKPVLAWGIGFSRLAMLRFGLTDIRDLHKNDLDWLKRV
- a CDS encoding DUF3236 domain-containing protein; this encodes MEETIKKAFIESINNVRRGDKEEELKKIQEKIINAKKIVAATNNQKKFKVIRDIMLRVCNAEIKMLDIDTRFADLTRMPAITKGLIAVDTERADLYIARGRLGVPGSGSMLIILDEKGRILTASLSPSSVIHKEDIGERIKRELIEALSRIGISI
- a CDS encoding SAM-dependent methyltransferase HcgC family protein gives rise to the protein MKYGITETVKTIDTKTKVIDVINEIAKKKYHAIRNFLEGEEFKEVVIFGVYLWGNYVAKNLSKYADRVYLVDIHEFMKGFVPNNNSIKFLNLNEFKLKLMKNEVNPDLIVDLTGLGGVEPEFLAKFNPKVLIVEDPKGVFDVDIYDADNTYKRTAPFIEKAKVGVLKTYRKARVSKTSGTMTLTIDTIVDASREITSLDGVLYAIPNLRYYEGILFHENDIHKFLSEISQPAITISTLNDVLDEAEEILSNNINLIYSFVEEL
- the mdhB gene encoding L-2-hydroxycarboxylate dehydrogenase, producing MKVTIIGASGRVGSATALLLAKEPFMKDLVLIGREHSINKLEGLRRDIYDALAGTRSDANIYVESDENLKIIDESDIVIITSGVPRKEGMSRMDLAKINAKIVGKYAKKIAEICDTKIFVITNPVDVMTYKALVDSKFERNQVFGLGTHLDSLRFKVAIAKFFGVHIDEVRTRIIGEHGDSMVPLLSATSIGGIPIDKFEEFKDLPIDEIIEDVKTKGEQIIKLKGGSEFGPAAAILNVVRCIVNNEKRLLTLSAYVDGEFDGIRDLCIGVPVKIGRDGIEEIVSIELDKDELIAFRKSAEIIKRYCEEVKNL
- a CDS encoding DUF2120 family protein, producing the protein MWKANIGRLMHALNAFKGSKPLFETDEMLMVKGVCRDDEFEKYEDIKNYLTEKLKKEGFEIIEDVDEIDKFVSRINEILNENPLYPDTFGFERMKESFEMIGCECDYVIAKKRNIMVGVCMYFDKKLKNPKFIEVVGVLFTNLS
- the nadC gene encoding carboxylating nicotinate-nucleotide diphosphorylase, coding for MLKDYALKILKKSLEYDVGFGDITTNSIIPEDIKAKGVIKAKEPCIVCGIDFIVAFFEEYGIKCKKLFNDGEEAYGNILELEGDARTILMLERTALNLLMYLSGIATMTNRVVKKVRKVNKKVRIACTRKTLPLLSPLQKYAIYVGGGDTHRFRLDDCVLIKDNHIAIVGIKEAIKRAKNNVSFTKKIEVEVSNLEELKEALGERADIIMLDNFKLKDVEKALKIIDDFEKNTGFRPIIEVSGGIKEDNILEYAKYNVDVISMGALTHSVKSVDMSLDLTFSTK
- a CDS encoding Rpp14/Pop5 family protein; its protein translation is MLKTLPPTLREKKRYIAFKILYDEELKEGEVVNLIRKAVLEYYGSWGTSKANPWLVYYNFPYGILRCQRENVDYVKSSLILVREFKEKPINIICLGVSGTIRKAKIKFLGIKKPKRWYIIRRERLRAKKQK